One genomic region from Eremothecium gossypii ATCC 10895 chromosome I, complete sequence encodes:
- the MON1 gene encoding guanine nucleotide exchange factor MON1 (Syntenic homolog of Saccharomyces cerevisiae YGL124C (MON1)), with protein sequence MSTSGSRDSASTRESARETRAGPQALPLGSVVSLSSMRSASPTHAPWVAKPTTSVDLTNHFMEVAARGGEEERSLASPGEEMQYELAHSMKAAPALPRELPSPFRAAGGRGALPQEKQFFVLTAAGKPIYSMHGPEELVMGLMGIAHTLLNYFELDGPRERLRTITTYDAHGVLQRFAFLRKKHVVLLAMTTRNEAEAELQQQLDLLYSYLVSSLSLRQMSRLFERANFDLRSFLTESDFHNLDQLCRAMCDGTHLGWTLGALECITLKHSVRQRINSIMLRATRGLAVGTLLYGMIVAPDHRLVSVLRPKGHTLHTTDLQLLFSMVENQLQLLHSSQEVWVPLCFPKFNGNGFLYCYIKFLPTDTDSASNETTLEGNMHIKPTLILISPQKSSFYDLHTCASEILDNLAVAGIMPHITAPSRFTINDIPAPLVHHFIYKSKKYVQYVMPETSSTTDWSTLMKYYSHLRSNALDSHGNPLSENVVAFARWCASSGQVQVEYCDSSEELQVEDQPSSIFSESFVEESLNMTGLSWITPSFELYLLCNNGEIPKAVVMKSARNVVGWCSRNGHKLFVSEGAVF encoded by the coding sequence ATGAGCACAAGTGGGTCGCGCGACAGCGCCAGCACGCGCGAGAGCGCGCGGGAGACGCGGGCGGGGCCGCAGGCGCTGCCACTGGGCTCGGTGGTGTCGCTGAGCTCGATGCGGTCTGCAAGCCCGACGCACGCGCCGTGGGTGGCGAAGCCGACGACGTCTGTGGACCTGACGAACCACTTCATGGAGGTGGCTGCGCGCGGgggcgaggaggagcggAGCTTGGCGTCTCCGGGCGAGGAGATGCAGTACGAGCTGGCGCACAGCATGAAGGCTGCACCTGCGCTTCCCCGCGAGTTGCCCAGCCCGTTccgggcggcgggcggcaggggcgcgctgccgcaggAGAAGCAGTTCTTCGTTCTGACCGCGGCGGGCAAGCCGATATACTCGATGCACGGGCCGGAGGAGCTTGTGATGGGGCTGATGGGGATTGCGCACACGCTGCTGAACTACTTCGAGCTGGACGGCCCGCGCGAGCGGCTGCGGACCATCACGACATATGACGCCCACGGCGTGCTGCAGCGGTTTGCGTTTCTGCGGAAAAAGCACGTGGTTCTGCTGGCGATGACTACGCGCAACGAGGCAGAGGCAGAgttgcagcagcagctcgacCTGTTGTACTCTTACTTGGTATCTAGTCTGTCGTTGCGGCAGATGTCCCGTCTATTCGAGCGGGCGAACTTTGACTTGCGGAGTTTCCTGACGGAGTCGGACTTCCACAATCTGGACCAGCTGTGCCGTGCCATGTGCGACGGCACACACCTGGGCTGGACTTTGGGCGCACTGGAGTGCATAACGCTGAAGCACTCCGTGCGGCAGCGTATCAATTCGATAATGCTGCGTGCAACACGTGGATTGGCGGTTGGAACGTTGCTTTATGGGATGATAGTGGCGCCAGATCACAGACTGGTATCTGTGCTTCGGCCGAAGGGTCACACCCTACACACCACGGATTTGCAGCTGCTGTTCTCAATGGTTGAGAATCAGCTGCAGCTTCTTCATAGCAGCCAAGAAGTCTGGGTACCTCTGTGCTTCCCCAAGTTCAATGGGAACGGCTTTCTCTATTGCTACATCAAGTTTCTACCGACGGATACTGATTCGGCCAGCAACGAGACCACCCTAGAGGGAAATATGCACATCAAGCCAACGTTAATTTTGATTAGTCCACAGAAGAGCTCCTTCTACGACCTGCACACAtgcgccagtgaaatacTTGATAACCTCGCTGTGGCAGGCATCATGCCGCACATAACTGCGCCATCACGCTTCACTATTAACGACATTCCCGCGCCATTAGTGCATCATTTCATCTACAAGTCGAAGAAATATGTGCAATATGTCATGCCAGAAACATCTAGCACTACAGACTGGTCTACATTGATGAAATACTACTCTCACTTGCGATCAAATGCGCTAGACTCCCATGGAAACCCTCTTAGTGAAAATGTCGTTGCCTTCGCGCGGTGGTGTGCGTCCTCAGGCCAGGTCCAGGTAGAATATTGTGACTCCAGCGAAGAACTGCAAGTTGAAGATCAGCCTTCCTCGATCTTTAGTGAATCATTTGTAGAGGAAAGTTTGAACATGACTGGCCTTTCGTGGATCACTCCAAGCTTTGAACTGTATCTCTTGTGCAATAACGGCGAAATCCCGAAAGCAGTAGTCATGAAAAGTGCGAGAAATGTCGTCGGTTGGTGCTCGCGTAATGGACACAAGCTTTTCGTTTCAGAGGGTGCTGTCTTTTAA
- the OM14 gene encoding Om14p (Syntenic homolog of Saccharomyces cerevisiae YBR230C (OM14)), protein MSDNKIDESIDKARSGAKNLIDKASDGSKKLAKDAKKGLEKGESELQRAAERVGEWLSGAAAGTWDVAAKTAGAARDVASKVFVELQNPVVAVNAVLGGGALMAWLHGYAEHQSRYLQGKTDRAILATVGGVAALVAADGLLSYKYYRQFDRK, encoded by the coding sequence ATGTCGGACAACAAGATTGACGAGTCGATCGACAAGGCGCGGTCGGGGGCCAAGAACCTAATCGACAAGGCGTCGGACGGGTCCAAGAAGCTGGCCAAGGATGCGAAGAAGGGCCTCGAGAAGGGCGAGAgcgagctgcagcgcgcagcGGAGCGCGTGGGCGAGTGGTTGagcggcgctgcggcgggCACGTGGGACGTGGCGGCGAAgacggcgggcgcggcgcgcgaCGTGGCGTCGAAGGTGTTTGTGGAGCTGCAGAACCCGGTGGTGGCGGTCAACGCGGTGTtaggcggcggcgcgctgaTGGCGTGGCTGCACGGGTATGCAGAGCACCAGAGCCGGTACTTGCAGGGCAAGACCGACCGGGCGATTCTGGCGACCGTGGGCGGCGTGGCGGCACTGGTGGCGGCCGACGGGCTGCTCAGCTATAAGTACTATCGGCAGTTTGACCGGAAGTAG
- the RPS2 gene encoding 40S ribosomal protein uS5 (Syntenic homolog of Saccharomyces cerevisiae YGL123W (RPS2)), whose protein sequence is MSAPEQRRGGFGARNKGRQGRKGRREVEEKGWVPVTKLGRLVKAGKVTSVEEIFLHSLPVKEFQIVDTLLPGLKDEVMNIKPVQKQTRAGQRTRFKAVVVVGDSNGHVGLGIKTAKEVAGAIRAGIIIAKLSVIPIRRGYWGSNLGQPHSLATKTSGKSGSVTVRLIPAPRGSGIVASPAVKKLLQLAGVEDVYTSSTGSTRTLENTLKAAFVAIGNTYGFLTPDLWPENQLPASPLDVYADEAVAQKKRF, encoded by the coding sequence ATGTCAGCTCCAGAACAAAGAAGAGGCGGCTTCGGCGCCAGAAACAAGGGCCGTCAGGGCCGCAAGGGCAGAAGAGAGGTCGAGGAGAAGGGCTGGGTGCCAGTGACCAAGTTGGGCCGTCTTGTGAAGGCCGGCAAGGTCACCAGCGTCGAGGAGATCTTCCTACACTCGCTACCAGTCAAGGAGTTCCAGATTGTGGACACCCTGCTACCAGGTCTAAAGGACGAGGTGATGAACATCAAGCCTGTCCAGAAGCAGACCCGTGCCGGTCAGAGAACCCGGTTCAAGGCCGTCGTTGTTGTCGGTGACTCCAACGGCCACGTTGGTCTAGGTATCAAGACCGCCAAGGAGGTGGCCGGCGCCATCCGCGCTGGTATCATCATCGCCAAGTTGTCCGTGATCCCTATTAGAAGAGGTTACTGGGGCTCCAACCTTGGTCAGCCACACTCTCTAGCCACGAAGACCTCTGGTAAGTCTGGTTCCGTCACTGTGCGTTTGATCCCTGCCCCACGTGGTTCCGGTATCGTCGCCTCTCCAGCTGTCAAGAAGCTTCTACAGCTTGCTGGTGTCGAGGATGTGTACACTTCCTCCACCGGTTCTACCCGTACCCTAGAGAACACCTTGAAGGCTGCCTTCGTTGCCATTGGTAACACCTACGGTTTCTTGACCCCAGACTTGTGGCCAGAGAACCAGTTGCCAGCTTCTCCTCTAGACGTCTACGCCGACGAGGCCGTTGCCCAGAAGAAGAGATTCTAA
- the NAB2 gene encoding mRNA-binding protein NAB2 (Syntenic homolog of Saccharomyces cerevisiae YGL122C (NAB2)): MSAIQDDISGSLKTVVAEKLKTLQNFSEDVNYVAEYIVLLLSNGGTHDSVLQELVGLFDSVPQQALADVVQTSFQALQLLRSGDNIETVYQKLTNPGMMAPEPPAEAMSVSAPSEPSVSTEATSMPRSAFEGMVDLSASKYATKNPTSSRGGLKRGGKQGGINKSASGPRKGNQQTGGKHRMNALARALGMEGEDAANNAQVNIIPKKEGRCQLFPRCPLGKFCPHAHPTKVCRDYPNCPNAPGTCEYLHPNEDVELMKEIEKTREEFREKRIALAQSRAKPIQTGIVLCKFGIMCSNPMCPFGHPTPANEDAKVIQFIWCPQNLTCDKKDCDKAHSSLSKIRDVQPIAAAPRPSKPAAFAPAERSLEQCKFGVKCTNKRCKYRHARSHIMCREGAACTRIDCFFGHPINEPCKFGAECRNAHCLFQHPPGRSLPDKSQAATGAPSWPAHAAGGNQSANERPYAVAESAGIEQAPIQESDGDATMA; this comes from the coding sequence ATGTCGGCAATCCAGGACGATATAAGTGGCTCGCTAAAAACGGTGGTAGCGGAGAAGCTTAAGACACTTCAGAACTTCAGCGAAGATGTGAACTACGTCGCCGAGTATATTGTGCTTTTGCTATCAAACGGCGGCACGCACGACTCGGTTCTGCAAGAGTTGGTCGGCCTCTTCGATTCCGTTCCACAGCAGGCGTTGGCCGACGTCGTGCAGACCTCGTTCCAGGCGCTTCAGCTGCTGCGTTCTGGAGACAACATTGAGACTGTATACCAGAAGCTGACGAACCCGGGGATGATGGCGCCAGAACCACCCGCGGAAGCGATGTCTGTATCTGCCCCATCAGAACCGAGCGTATCGACGGAGGCTACCAGCATGCCTCGATCCGCTTTTGAGGGTATGGTAGATCTTTCAGCGTCGAAGTACGCTACCAAGAACCCAACCTCATCGCGTGGCGGGCTCAAGCGTGGCGGGAAACAGGGTGGCATCAACAAATCCGCGAGCGGTCCACGGAAGGGCAACCAGCAGACGGGTGGGAAGCATCGTATGAATGCCTTGGCGCGTGCGCTCGGGATGGAGGGCGAGGATGCTGCCAATAATGCGCAGGTGAACATCATACCGAAGAAGGAAGGGCGCTGTCAGCTCTTCCCTCGTTGCCCGTTGGGGAAGTTCTGTCCCCACGCTCACCCTACGAAAGTGTGCCGCGACTACCCCAACTGTCCAAACGCCCCAGGCACCTGTGAATACCTCCACCCTAACGAAGATGTCGAGTTGATGAAAGAGATCGAAAAGACGAGGGAAGAGTTCCGCGAGAAGCGGATAGCGCTAGCACAGAGTCGCGCCAAGCCCATCCAGACGGGTATTGTGCTCTGTAAGTTCGGAATCATGTGTTCCAATCCTATGTGCCCATTCGGCCACCCGACGCCTGCCAACGAGGACGCCAAGGTGATACAGTTCATATGGTGTCCTCAGAACCTAACCTGTGACAAGAAGGACTGCGACAAGGCGCACTCTTCCTTGTCCAAGATACGAGATGTTCAGCCTattgctgctgcgccacGTCCTTCCAAGCCGGCTGCGTTTGCACCAGCCGAGCGCTCGCTCGAGCAGTGTAAGTTCGGCGTCAAGTGCACGAACAAACGGTGTAAGTACCGCCATGCGCGTTCACACATTATGTGCCGCGAGGGCGCTGCGTGCACGCGCATAGATTGCTTTTTCGGCCACCCCATCAACGAGCCCTGCAAATTCGGCGCCGAATGTCGCAACGCCCACTGCCTCTTCCAGCACCCACCAGGCCGCTCGCTGCCAGACAAGTCACAGGCTGCTACCGGAGCTCCCTCGTGGCCTGCCCATGCCGCCGGTGGGAACCAGTCCGCTAACGAAAGACCCTACGCAGTTGCGGAATCCGCCGGCATAGAGCAAGCGCCAATCCAGGAGTCTGACGGAGATGCTACTATGGCGTGA
- a CDS encoding AAR179Cp (NOHBY118; No homolog in Saccharomyces cerevisiae), with the protein MFEKDEILPLDEARSQKIKEFLSLSLGLITESIEKKEYDSIARSVSVLNMQLGLTELEEILEDRIVDFYTEHRLLQDAMAIYEPAMIHALVDRVSKLREKYYDPDTQAVDPSSPDFDLINLLNMQSLIMMRRSRRLYEKIAGSYNRLIAVDLTLDDFETIVHRYRDGLMLLKSINLEMVYFVPYCKHFENITIFVKEFGTGLTNINEKYKSAYRFLVQARNYQRKIRRVSLDSLIDGMRKKCESMGNKRQGLA; encoded by the coding sequence ATGTTTGAGAAGGACGAGATACTCCCACTTGATGAGGCCAGGTCCCAAAAGATAAAGGAGTTCCTGAGCCTCTCCCTCGGGCTGATCACCGAATCCATCGAAAAGAAAGAATATGACTCCATAGCGAGGTCTGTTTCGGTCCTGAATATGCAACTGGGACTGACGGAACTCGAGGAGATATTAGAGGACCGCATAGTGGACTTTTACACCGAGCATCGGCTACTTCAGGATGCCATGGCCATCTACGAGCCTGCCATGATTCATGCACTCGTGGACCGTGTCTCAAAACTCCGCGAAAAATACTACGACCCTGACACGCAGGCGGTCGACCCCTCGTCACCAGACTTCGATCTCATCAACCTCTTGAACATGCAGTCTCTGATCATGATGAGACGTAGCCGGCGCCTGTATGAGAAGATTGCCGGCTCCTACAATCGTCTCATCGCCGTGGACCTTACTCTGGATGACTTCGAGACTATAGTTCATCGCTACAGGGATGGCCTGATGTTACTGAAGAGCATCAACCTCGAGATGGTGTACTTTGTCCCCTACTGCAAGCATTTCGAGAACATCACGATCTTTGTGAAAGAGTTTGGCACTGGCCTAACGAACATCAATGAGAAGTACAAGAGCGCCTATAGATTCCTGGTACAGGCGCGGAACTACCAGCGGAAGATTCGGCGGGTCAGCCTTGACTCTCTGATCGACGGTATGAGAAAGAAGTGCGAGTCCATGGGCAACAAGCGGCAGGGTCTCGCTTAA
- the PRP43 gene encoding DEAH-box ATP-dependent RNA helicase PRP43 (Syntenic homolog of Saccharomyces cerevisiae YGL120C (PRP43)), protein MAKRRLSSEGHADPVKTSVPEHAAEVAEELSATHRQTPVEPMVHHDAGEFTDMERHKTTASQARQLEDGENNPFTGKPFSENYVKILKVRRDLPVHAQRDEFLKMYQENQVMVFVGETGSGKTTQIPQFVLFDEMPHLRNTQVACTQPRRVAAMSVAQRVAEEMDVKLGEEVGYSIRFENKTSNKTILKYMTDGMLLREAMEDHDLKRYSCIILDEAHERTLATDILMGLIKQVVLRRPDLKIIVMSATLDAEKFQRYFNNSPLLAVPGRTHPVEIYYTPEFQRDYLDSAIRTVLQIHATEGEGDILLFLTGEEEIEDAVRKISLEGDQLIREQGCGPIKVYPLYGSLPPHHQQRIFEPAPASHNGRPGRKVVVSTNIAETSLTIDGIVYVIDLGFSKQKVYNPRIRVESLLVSPISKASAQQRAGRAGRTRPGKCFRLYTEEAFKKELIEQSYPEILRSNLSSTVLELKKLGIDDLVHFDFMDPPAPETMMRALEELNYLACLDDEGNLTPLGRLASQFPLDPMLAVMLIGSNEFHCSEEILTIVAMLSVPNVFVRPSKDRKRADDAKSVFAHPDGDHITLLNVYHGFKSDEAYNYGIHQWCRDNFLNYRSLAAADNIRSQLERLMKRYSLELNTTEYDDPRYFDNIRKALAAGFFMQVAKKRSGGKGYITIKDNQDVLIHPSTVIGHDAEWVIYNEFVLTTQNYIRTITSVRPEWLIELAPAYYDLDNFQKGDIKLSLERIKQKMDRIEELSKEQSKKHRQSRA, encoded by the coding sequence ATGGCTAAGAGGAGATTGTCATCCGAAGGGCATGCAGACCCTGTAAAAACGTCTGTTCCCGAGCATGCAGCCGAAGTTGCGGAGGAGCTCTCGGCTACTCATCGGCAAACGCCCGTAGAGCCTATGGTCCACCATGACGCTGGAGAATTCACAGACATGGAGCGTCACAAGACCACAGCATCACAAGCACGTCAGCTGGAAGATGGAGAGAACAACCCTTTTACTGGGAAGCCGTTCTCGGAGAATTACGTGAAGATCCTAAAGGTGCGGCGGGATCTACCTGTGCACGCCCAGCGGGATGAGTTTCTAAAGATGTACCAGGAAAACCAAGTGATGGTGTTTGTGGGTGAAACAGGTTCTGGTAAGACGACGCAGATCCCGCAGTTTGTGCTGTTCGACGAGATGCCTCACCTGCGTAACACGCAGGTTGCTTGTACGCAGCCCCGTCGTGTGGCCGCGATGTCGGTTGCGCAGAGAGTTGCGGAGGAAATGGATGTTAAACTAGGCGAAGAGGTGGGTTACTCGATTCGTTTCGAGAATAAGACATCTAATAAGACCATATTAAAGTACATGACCGATGGTATGCTTTTGAGAGAGGCGATGGAAGACCACGATCTAAAACGCTACTCGTGTATTATATTGGACGAAGCCCACGAGCGGACACTTGCCACCGATATTCTTATGGGTCTAATAAAGCAGGTTGTTTTGCGGCGGCCTGATTTGAAAATCATTGTCATGTCCGCAACGCTGGATGCTGAAAAGTTCCAGAGATACTTCAATAATTCACCGCTATTAGCTGTTCCAGGGAGAACCCATCCCGTCGAAATATATTACACTCCAGAGTTTCAGCGTGATTACTTGGACTCTGCGATTCGTACAGTCCTACAGATTCACGCTACCGAAGGTGAGGGTGATATTCTTCTCTTTTTGACAGGTGAGGAGGAAATCGAGGATGCCGTGCGAAAGATCTCCTTGGAGGGTGACCAATTAATCCGCGAGCAAGGCTGTGGACCAATTAAGGTATACCCATTGTACGGTTCGCTTCCACCAcaccaccagcagcgcatTTTTGAGCCCGCTCCAGCATCCCACAATGGGAGACCAGGCAGAAAAGTGGTTGTTTCGACTAATATCGCAGAAACCTCGCTGACCATTGATGGTATAGTCTACGTCATTGACCTGGGGTTCTCCAAACAGAAAGTGTATAACCCGCGGATTAGAGTCGAGTCCCTTCTCGTTTCGCCAATTTCTAAAGCGTCCGCCCAACAGAGAGCTGGTCGTGCCGGTCGTACGAGGCCAGGAAAATGTTTCAGACTGTATACTGAAGAGGCATTTAAGAAGGAATTGATCGAGCAATCCTATCCTGAGATTCTCCGGTCGAACTTGTCCTCTACTGTTCTGGAGTTGAAGAAGCTGGGTATTGACGACTTGGTTCATTTCGACTTTATGGATCCTCCAGCACCTGAAACAATGATGCGCGCACTAGAAGAGCTAAATTATCTTGCATGTCTGGACGATGAGGGGAACCTAACCCCTTTGGGCAGGCTGGCATCTCAGTTTCCGCTTGATCCCATGTTGGCGGTTATGCTCATAGGATCGAATGAATTCCACTGTTCCGAAGAAATTCTGACAATCGTCGCCATGTTGTCTGTTCCTAACGTCTTCGTGCGCCCATCCAAGGATCGGAAACGTGCAGACGATGCTAAAAGTGTCTTCGCACATCCAGACGGGGACCACATTACCCTTTTGAATGTCTATCACGGCTTCAAGTCTGATGAGGCGTACAATTATGGCATCCATCAGTGGTGCAGAGACAACTTCTTGAACTACCGTTCCTTAGCAGCAGCGGACAACATTCGTTCTCAGTTGGAGAGGCTAATGAAGCGCTATAGCCTGGAACTAAACACTACAGAGTACGATGATCCTCGCTACTTTGACAACATCAGGAAGGCGCTTGCTGCAGGCTTTTTCATGCAGGTAGCGAAGAAACGCTCGGGAGGGAAAGGCTACATTACTATCAAAGACAACCAAGACGTGCTCATCCACCCTAGCACGGTCATTGGCCACGATGCAGAGTGGGTAATCTACAATGAATTCGTGCTGACTACTCAAAACTACATACGGACGATCACCTCCGTCCGTCCTGAGTGGTTGATTGAACTCGCACCTGCGTACTATGACCTTGATAACTTTCAAAAAGGTGATATCAAGCTCAGTCTGGAACGGATTAAACAAAAGATGGATCGCATCGAAGAGCTAAGTAAAGAGCAATCCAAGAAGCATAGACAGAGCCGCGCGTAG
- the COQ8 gene encoding protein kinase COQ8 (Syntenic homolog of Saccharomyces cerevisiae YGL119W (COQ8); 1-intron), translating into MGTRESLYHAYRVLISSKDVFCGSVDIARESFYIWASTSSLTRPLLSKSRWFHDPEWNRARQLSDKTRQEAAGQLRRNASAPRGTRQYSTSSKRNEDDAEVRHMESSSVPSSRISRLFHYGSLAAGVGISAASQGLSQMSRGQSPTLKSLLLSDTNIARITKKFSQMRGAALKIGQMMSFQDSKVLPAELYQILSRVQNSAHYMPQRQLDRLMARELGVEWRNKFASFENVPIAAASIGQVHKAVLPNGDDCVVKVQYPGVKDSIDSDLNNILVLLTASSLLPKGLFLEKTVANAKTELGWECDYIREATALKHFEKLLADDSVFVVPHVYDSLTTPNIIVMSRMRGTEIMKLPADVASQEVRDFICENIMRLCLKEIAEFKYMQTDPNWANFLYNPTTRKIELLDFGASRGFPDEFIRNYRKLLTYATQGDREGVHQMSEQLGYLTGLESRAMINAHVDSVMTLGEPFSGEVDKTFDFSDQDVTDRIRGNIGLMLNERMCPPPEETYSLHRKFSGVFLLCARMGARVHCAKLFDEIFALNEK; encoded by the exons ATGGGTACCAGGGAGTCATTATATCACGCCTACCGCGTACTCATATCTTCTAAAGATGTGTTTTGCGGGTCGGTAGACATCGCACGGGAATCGTTCTACATTTGGGCGTCTACCTCAAGCCTGACAAGGCCACTGCTGTCCAAGTCGCGATGGTTCCATGACCCGGAATGGAACCGCGCCCGCCAGCTCTCCGATAAAACACGTCAGGAGGCAGCAGGACAGCTAAGGCGAAATGCAAGCGCACCGCGCGGGACTAGGCAATACTCGACCAGCTCGAAGAGAAAC GAAGATGATGCGGAGGTAAGGCACATGGAGAGCTCGTCGGTGCCAAGCTCTCGAATTTCTCGGCTATTTCACTACGGCTCTCTTGCAGCGGGTGTAGGTATATCTGCGGCATCACAGGGTCTGTCCCAGATGAGTCGGGGGCAGAGTCCAACGCTGAAGTCACTCCTACTCTCCGATACCAACATTGCACGGATCACTAAAAAGTTCTCACAGATGCGTGGGGCAGCGCTAAAGATTGGGCAGATGATGTCGTTTCAGGATTCAAAGGTGCTTCCTGCGGAGCTGTATCAGATTCTCTCGCGTGTGCAAAATAGTGCTCACTATATGCCTCAGCGTCAACTGGACCGGCTCATGGCACGCGAATTAGGTGTAGAGTGGCGCAATAAGTTTGCGTCCTTCGAAAATGTGCCTATAGCCGCAGCCAGCATTGGCCAGGTGCATAAGGCTGTGCTTCCAAACGGCGATGACTGTGTCGTCAAGGTACAGTACCCAGGGGTAAAGGACTCAATCGACTCTGATCTAAACAATATCCTGGTTTTATTAACAGCTTCCAGCCTGCTACCCAAAGGATTGTTTTTGGAGAAAACAGTCGCAAATGCAAAGACTGAACTTGGCTGGGAGTGTGACTATATTCGTGAAGCCACCGCTCTGAAGCACTTCGAGAAACTTCTAGCAGATGACTCGGTGTTTGTAGTGCCTCATGTCTACGACTCTCTGACTACGCCAAATATCATCGTTATGTCTAGAATGCGTGGTACAGAGATCATGAAGTTGCCCGCAGATGTAGCCAGCCAGGAAGTACGTGACTTCATTTGCGAAAACATTATGCGCCTATGCCTGAAAGAAATCGCGGAATTTAAGTACATGCAGACAGATCCCAACTGGGCCAACTTCCTGTACAATCCTACAACGCGAAAAATCGAGCTACTGGACTTTGGTGCATCAAGAGGTTTCCCAGATGAATTCATACGCAACTATCGGAAGTTGTTGACTTATGCCACTCAAGGCGACCGGGAAGGCGTTCACCAAATGTCTGAACAGCTGGGATATCTAACGGGATTGGAATCGCGCGCGATGATCAATGCACATGTCGATTCAGTGATGACACTCGGGGAGCCATTTTCTGGGGAAGTGGATAAGACATTCGACTTTTCTGACCAGGATGTTACCGACCGGATACGGGGTAACATTGGTTTAATGCTGAACGAGCGCATGTGTCCACCTCCAGAAGAGACATACTCCTTGCACAGGAAATTCAGTGGTGTATTTTTGTTGTGCGCCAGGATGGGTGCTAGAGTTCATTGCGCTAAATTGTTTGACGAGATTTTTGCATTGAACGAAAAATGA